In Phyllopteryx taeniolatus isolate TA_2022b chromosome 5, UOR_Ptae_1.2, whole genome shotgun sequence, the DNA window ttatgttcCACAAAATACAGTGCCGTTTTTCCGGATTTAAAACATTTGGGGGGCTGGATTGGATAAAGGGCATTTTAATGGTGAAAACTGAATTGATATAAGAATACATTGAGTTAAAAGCGTGGTCATGAAACAAACTCCGACGTCAACACCACTGTATATCCTTACTTACCTTGTCCAGACGATACGATGACCAGGAGGTCCCGCCTCCAAGAATGTATATCCTCCGTCCATCATGAGCTAGCTCGTGTCTGTACCTATGACATCACACATTCATCAGTACGGTGACGATGTTACACCTTTTGAATCAACTCTTACTCTTGTGTGCACTCGTCTCACCGCTCCTCCGGTAGATCCGTGGGGACGTTGTTTGGCTTGAGGTGGCTCCATTCTTTGGTCGTCAGGTCCAGCCTGTGCAGGTCCGTGCTGTAATGGTAGCCCGTCGTCCCTCCAAAAACGTACAGGGAGCCATTTATTATGACCATTGCCTGCAAAGTGACAACGCTGCTTGTTTGTGGGCAGTCTACTAAACAAAACCGCGTTATAACAACACTGCGCTATAGTTACCTGGCCGTAGATCTTGTTGGGCTTCGTCCCTCTGCAGCAGAGCAAGTTCCATTGTTTGTACTTAACATTGCAAACATGGACGTCGTTGCCGTTGTTTTCACCGAAGGGAATACCGGTGCCTCCAAACACCAGCAGGTTGTTACCATGGAAGACAgctaaagcggggtacacataCATGCGATAaaaatcgggccaaatttgagcatttcattCCCCACATCTGATCTCAATCAGCAAaagtgatgtgtcaaatttctCTGGAAGATTACCCTACAGCGATTCTCCCCTGGTGTGTTAGGAGTAAATTTTCCTCCCTGATCCGCTCAGAAAACAGGGCCGTCAGTCGTTAATGTTAAAGCTGTTCAGTATGTACAATGAAAAATCCTTGTGTCCGGTAAACGCCAAGTTGGGCCAATCCACGGACTCCGTGACTATGTTGTAAtacatttttccccccacttcacTTGAGAGGTGGTATATTTGTAGCTCTTAACTCCTAAAGGGGCAAAAAATACTTACATTACATGCACTGGTACCTTTGACTTCCAATTGTGCCCCAACTTCCAAGTTTATCAAGTTGCGAGCTGCTGattggtagattttttttttttccccatcaaagccaaaatttgaggtacgAGCCAACCAGACACGCCACAGACCGACAGTATGTTTCTTCGTCGTCACTTGCTACATATATTCTAATTTGCACTTGCTGCACAGCTGTAAGACCAtgctcacattttcttttttgtgttttattcattcagCAATTTCCTTTTTTGCCTTTGTTAAATTCACTGGGGAATTCCAGTCTTGTTGCTTTGGTGTCAAACTATGGATCCATCCTACACACCCACGGTGGGATTACTAACCAAATACTTAGTGGCGGCACCTGTTTCTTTCGTAGTCTATTTGAGGTGCACTGTTAGTTTAAGTGAATGACACACCGGGCGATTACTTAAGGCATTTTACGTCGTCTATTGGAGAAAGTGTCAAGTCATTGGGTTGTTTcaaaacatggatggatgacgaTAATAAACACATGATTTAATTAACACCTGCCAGTGTCAATTAATAGTGAGCATTATTACAAGGGCTCCATTACCATGGCGGTCACGTAAGCCAACCTACGCTAATGCAGCAGtcaagtcatccatccattatctgtatCGTAGTTATCCTATTGTGTTCCCGCCACGTTGCTGATATTTCTGTTAAACATATCTAATAGTATCTTATGTTCAAATTTATATTTGCaatgtttgaaaagtgtgtttaaatacatttcaatgtgaTTACAGCATGTGGGCGGGGTATTTTATGTCAAactattaaaacaaatgtttttatattttatcccATTATTtttactacacacacacacacacatacacacacacagtattttctatacttttCATCCttgcaattttgttttcaaataagtTTACAATGcgtttaaaaagttttttttttttttttttttaaataaatttaaatatgttCAAAGTGTGTGACAGGGCTTATTACAAACAAGTCacaaaaaatcatgttttttgggtgctggaacagattaatggcatttcaatgacGGTAACTGTTTCAAGTTAGTTTTTTTATAGTTCAAAATCACAGAGGCGAcccaatgcacttttttttttcttttttttcccctgttcggCTGCTAGATCAAACAGAAaggtggtttctttgtattctgatggatatttgagAATTACAGTTCAGTCGAACAGACCcaagtttttaaaggggagtgacagaaatcCCGTTTCAATGCACTTAATGTTAAAAACAAGTACACACAGATACATCAACAACAGCACGCATGAACACAGTGCAGTTTACAAATACAACATATGAgcttcacaggaaaaaaaacaaacaagatattAGGTGAAAATTAAGGCTGAAGCTGTGATAATGAGGTGGGCCCTGTTACCAACACCCTCATTCGAAGTCAAAATGTTTTGAGTCTTGGTTTAAACAGCTGGATTAAAAGGAGCATTTCTAACACTAGGCGGAAGTTGATTCCAGACGAAAGGAGCCTGATAAGAGAACGCCCTGCTTCCCAAcggttttttttatgaatacgTGAGAGTGAGGTAACTAAGTGTCTTGTGAGCAAAGGGGACAATGGGGACAGTAAGAGGGGTAAAAAGGTCTAAGAGATAGGAGGGCACTTGGCCATGAAGGCATTTGTGGGCCAATAGTAGGACCCTGAAGTCTGATCTGACCTCAATAGGTAGCCAATGAAGGGATTTAAGGACAGTGGTGACGTGATAAAATTGTTGGTGCGAGTGAATATTCTGGCAGCACAATTTTATACAAGTTGTAGTTTATTCGTGGTGCATAGGGGTAGGCCGGAAAAAAGGACATTGCAGTAGTCTAGTCTAGAAGACACACATGCATGGATTAAGGTTTCGGCATCTGGGTTTGTTATCATTGAGCGAATCTGGGTGATAAAAAATCTTCATCTATCGATATCTGAAACGTAGTTGTTAACAGATCTTACCTGACATGGAAGCGAGCTCCGTGGGAATGTAACCCTCCGTCTGAACGCGGTGCCAGGTGGAGGTGGCGAAATGAAACCTCCATAACTCCCTGAAGAGAGGAAAGTCTTCATTTTCTACCCCACCCGCCTCCTCGAAGTCTGGGTTGTAGCCACCAAACACGTACAGGTGGGTGCTGTCTGCGACGCAGCGGTGTCCGCTACGGGCCGAGGGCACCCAGGGTCCTGAGAGCATTTACAACGAACTGAAGTATCTCCTCCGTGGTTGGAGCATGTCGTAAAAGTAAAGCATTACCTTCTGTCAGAAACCTGTTGGGGATGCGCAGGTTGGGGAACGCAGGGGATAAGATGCGTCGAGCCTGGAGCCAGCGTGCACGCGTCTTGAAGCCTGTACATTCGGCACCCACCCAATTCAAGCACAATAATAACGAATACggcaagccgtttgagcatttattcaatatctttGACATATaacttaaggtccatgtatTGTATTAGTatactctttgtcctcattaataagacaaaaataaaaataaatcagctcACATGACCTTTTTAATGTACACTTTTGGAAAATTTACAGGTGTGACGGGTtactttaatcactgccttgatgcgccgtggcattgaggtaatcagcctgtggcattgcctgggagttatggaagcccagacttcttctctgtttttgggtctggtgcccctcattttcctcttgataatccCCGTACATTCTCtatggggtttagatccagctagttggctggccagtcaagcaatGTGATGGCATTAGCATAAAAGCAAGAAAGATgtaatctgcatctccatacagatcatcagtagaaggaatcatgaagtcctgtaaaacattctggtagactgttgcagtgaccttggattcaagaaagcagagtttaccaacacctgcactggacattgcaccccaaatcatgactgactgtggatatttcacactggacctcaagcagcttgtggtgttctgttcttcaccagtcttcctccaaacccttggaccttgattcctgaaAGAAAGGCatactttactttcatcggagaagaggaccttggaccactggccaacagtccagtccttctccttggcccagttgagacgcttcctatgtTGGTTCAGGCTCAGAagcggcttgacccgaggaacccgacagttgtagcccatctcctggatgcgtctgaatgtggtggtttttgaagctatggctcccgcctcattccactctttctggagcTCTGCTAggttcttgaatcttctctgtttgataatccgctgaagcccaca includes these proteins:
- the LOC133478341 gene encoding kelch domain-containing protein 10-like isoform X3 codes for the protein MSTPVQDESSSQLNRFEKLLWRPASRDSGFKTRARWLQARRILSPAFPNLRIPNRFLTEGPWVPSARSGHRCVADSTHLYVFGGYNPDFEEAGGVENEDFPLFRELWRFHFATSTWHRVQTEGYIPTELASMSAVFHGNNLLVFGGTGIPFGENNGNDVHVCNVKYKQWNLLCCRGTKPNKIYGQAMVIINGSLYVFGGTTGYHYSTDLHRLDLTTKEWSHLKPNNVPTDLPEERYRHELAHDGRRIYILGGGTSWSSYRLDKIHAYNLETNYWEEIVTKPHEKLGYPAARRCHSCVQVQHEVFICGGYDGQLIMDDLWKLNLRTYKWTKLPAMMPEPAYFHCAAVTPVSHSGLHVRPRRCSEHVR
- the LOC133478341 gene encoding kelch domain-containing protein 10-like isoform X2; its protein translation is MSTPVQDESSSQLNRFEKLLWRPASRDSGFKTRARWLQARRILSPAFPNLRIPNRFLTEGPWVPSARSGHRCVADSTHLELWRFHFATSTWHRVQTEGYIPTELASMSAVFHGNNLLVFGGTGIPFGENNGNDVHVCNVKYKQWNLLCCRGTKPNKIYGQAMVIINGSLYVFGGTTGYHYSTDLHRLDLTTKEWSHLKPNNVPTDLPEERYRHELAHDGRRIYILGGGTSWSSYRLDKIHAYNLETNYWEEIVTKPHEKLGYPAARRCHSCVQVQHEVFICGGYDGQLIMDDLWKLNLRTYKWTKLPAMMPEPAYFHCAAVTPAGCMYVHGGVVNMSGNRRTASLYKVWLVVPSLLELAWEMLLKMKPHLAQLSTLQLLGLGLPHTFIQRLK
- the LOC133478341 gene encoding kelch domain-containing protein 10-like isoform X1; protein product: MSTPVQDESSSQLNRFEKLLWRPASRDSGFKTRARWLQARRILSPAFPNLRIPNRFLTEGPWVPSARSGHRCVADSTHLYVFGGYNPDFEEAGGVENEDFPLFRELWRFHFATSTWHRVQTEGYIPTELASMSAVFHGNNLLVFGGTGIPFGENNGNDVHVCNVKYKQWNLLCCRGTKPNKIYGQAMVIINGSLYVFGGTTGYHYSTDLHRLDLTTKEWSHLKPNNVPTDLPEERYRHELAHDGRRIYILGGGTSWSSYRLDKIHAYNLETNYWEEIVTKPHEKLGYPAARRCHSCVQVQHEVFICGGYDGQLIMDDLWKLNLRTYKWTKLPAMMPEPAYFHCAAVTPAGCMYVHGGVVNMSGNRRTASLYKVWLVVPSLLELAWEMLLKMKPHLAQLSTLQLLGLGLPHTFIQRLK